The Capsicum annuum cultivar UCD-10X-F1 chromosome 1, UCD10Xv1.1, whole genome shotgun sequence sequence atctctcccaagaaaggagtgaagagattcgaaaagaagggaaaggtcccttcaagattctcagtcgcttcggcaaggtagcttatcagcttgaattgccttcaaatctagccttagtttatccagtcttccatgtctccttgctcaagaagtgtataggtgacccaacagttgtagtccctattcagagcatcgacgtttagaatagcctctcttatgaagagattccagtcgaaatcctagactatcagactcatagattgaggaacaaaaaagtccctctagttaaatttCCTTGGTGAAATTAGTCtttcgagggagatacttgggaagtataAGCAGATATACGTACCAAGTAGCCTCACCTCctctccaccaactcagatcaagcttaaggtaatagttctccttaatcttactcaatttcatattcagtgttcatcacaaacttggtatcaagtaccattgcatattcagtcatgtattcatgtatcagttcagttatataaccatgcatcagatatgcagtCTCATTATAAGAACCTTGGTTCCTCAGAAcgctcagttatgcattcatgaatcagttatgcatacatcagatatgcatgttcagtattgtATTATATGTTCAGTCTTTCAGTGATGTCagttatgagatcatgttccagttattcatttTCAGTATGTACAAAAGTTTATGTTCTTCCCCTTACCCCCAGTCTCATTCGAAGACGAATGTTCTCaagtggagatattgtaatactcgtgTCTTTtccctagcttgaaatcatctcaaggatgtttgaacttgctttgaaatacaaatcaatttttttgtacatgtggtattttaagATTCTTACTTTCCAACAcctggaaaatttaataagcatTCCATCggtataaaattcacctaaatctgataatcgggtaataagttatgactattttaagtttccatcgtaaaacagcaccacattagtcagtggcgcactgTGCCACAAGCTAAAATAGCAATGgtcctttttcagtgtctcagcgcgatttcctctgcgtcgcaccaaagttccagtTCACAAAAAaaggggcaatgcgatggctctgcgtcgcgccatcccttaatttcccaattgtcaaaatccagtgacacggtgcgattaCGCCATGTCATACCaagggtccaatttgggaaatttttattgaaattaaatgatgcgtccagggttaaaagggtcaaattCCCACTCCTATTTAAGCCCTTTTACACGTGATTCCAccattttcacccaaaatatactagtttctctcaagaacaagctagggttttaatagaagatccaatttcaagaaagtttcaccgtcaatcttcacaaaatcatgaactaaggtatgctttgtgttcattgatggattccttccatccatgaagctcaagaactttgttttatctataaatcatggtatttatgttctgggttatttgtaatcttgttgttgaCATTGATttatttcaaagttggaatctttgtgtgtttatcatgatattatgttaccacgtaagataaaatccatgaatttagttgcttatggtgtgtaatttgatgaattcacttatgccctaagttttgcatgcaaggtggttgataaaatgcttaaaagagtagaaatcatgctttatagctcaaGACATAAGCTAAATATGACATACTTGTCATCCTCCTATGTTAAATGATTTCCATGCTATCCTTGTTAAATGTGTATGTTGTCGGAatggccatgatattagaatatgagctTATGATATGATTAGCAACATTCtcgtccatgttagatagtatgataaccctATACTTCGTGAAATCTataacttattaaattatgtattgttgatgtgggtcttgtactcgataaagtcatgctttgtcagttttcgtttatcgagtcttgggggtacttgtacccaaaacattagttgtgtgcctagagccatgtcatattttcacgatactctcagtcaagctaatatccttagacttcagacagtcttatgactcagaaaattccatcagtcaacggaattcaataactcagtccatgttcagtttagtaaatcatgtttagtgtctatttagatgggagtagaaattagcaccaagtgaacccaagaatgagaactcacctattatatgagggtgattcttagaagcaatccttgcattccagaactatatagccagcataggttgagacatcatagcctgctatatgagggtagatgaggtggcttaacctgctatttgagggttcccactattctcattagagcTACCTGTTATATTAGagtcactcacagtttgtccttaccagtggcgcggtatttacacccttccaatcagggcacaaattggaccccaactcagctattatggcatatttggggcatgtcggttagatgactacttcccatagtttcagtctcagtctcagaaaaagaactcagatagttcttcaaattttaggactatcagatacagtcaactcagtttagtatgaaactcagataattctatcagattcaggattgtcagatacagtcaacccagGGCTGTccgatacagtcactcatgttattagttatatcagttatcagtattccatgttatcagtattcagattcagtagtcatgtattcatggtatcagtgtcagttattatgtctcatgcatgtattcttacgttgatgatagttagtcagttattagtattgttcatggatatgaaccccatgcatttagcctacttcACATGCATAATAGTACATTTAGTCGTATTgatgcatttgagctatggtgtattataccataggtttcagagacacgagctccagattagcagtaAATTCTAGTTTCAGCCGTTacagttagaagtgagtcctcatccttcgaagacatgatgatttctctattatctcattaattagtttattagttggggttagttggggacatttcccatcaactccttacttattcagacagtcatgtttagaggctttccagactatcatgtttcagacttcagtatttttaattttgttttggatattctattaccccacacagatgttatattattcaaattatgttcagttttgaaccttacggcctttcagtttatgtttccacattattcagtattttatatagtatacatgtacatatatcagtcatgggttagcttgtggtccttcggggtcatgagcaccgtgtagcattttgggtactagattcggggtgttacatccttttTAGGGGTTTCTGGAAATAAGTGGAATCTTTCAGCAAGAGCATCCTGAATGCTAACCAACATGTGCGAACTCCATCTAAAGTCACAAGTTCAATTTCTACCATGCATTCTAGTCAAGTAATGCAAAGAATGGATAAAGATCCCTTGGTTCTTGAGAAATAGAATACGCAAGCTAATATTTCATTGCCTTCATCTATTGATCAAGTCATGGAACActctcaaaatattgaaaaaaggtatattttgaattcatatattattaatttgttaaactaaatttgatTATTATAGTATTTACCAAATTGTACAACTGTAGGTTCATCTAATCGTGAAAAGGTGAAAAGAGTTCGAGGTTGCAATAAGTGCAAAGAAGCTGCTTCACTTGAAATCAGAGAAAACTGAAATTAACCTTTTACAATAATTGAACAGTTCAAAAAAAATGACAAACTATTTTTGAGGCATTTGGGAAAAATTATTCATGATTCCAGTATCTGTCCGCTGGGAGTATCGTCAAGGAGTGATTTAGCCAAGAAAAATTGAATCACATGTGGGCAACTGTTGAGGTAAATAACATAGCTACATCTGATTTAGAttctttttttactataaaagctctactttttttattaaatctgAGCTCATAATAGTGTTCATTCTGGTCCTTTCTTGGTAAAAATGTTAGATAGTATTTGCAATGCATTAACTTATCACATATTTTGATTATTGTAGGATAAATTTGACGGTGTTGAACTGAGTGATTATCGTGAACATATTTTGAGATGGATGAATGAGTTATGGAACAAATGGAGAGGATACTTATATAGAGCATATGTGAATAATAAGTCACTTCAACAAGCTCTGAAGAACAAGCCAAATGGAATAGACAAGAAAGAATGGGAGTGGttggtaaaagaacatctttctTCTGAAGCTTTTCAGGTATGCAAATACTTTCTTATCTGAAATCTAGCAAGGCAACAAGAAAATTTAGGCAACACCCTGGTTTCGAGATGGATTTTCTTGTGGAGATTTATGCAAATCCCTTttgttttataacttttatttgaattattaaaagttagcttattattttacaaatataggAGAAAAGCAAAAGGAATACAGTGAATCGAGCTAAGTTGACGCAAGATTATTCgagatattatttttgaaaaggtattatcaTAAAGTTATTTtcctataaaaaaatttatgaaatgttTTTTGACATGTTGGTCTTTGATGTAAAAGGGGAGGGGGGAGATGGCAATCCACCAGATTTGGGGACTATTTACTATAAGagtcaaaagaaagataacaagcATAACAAGCTCATTGAACCTGAAGTAATTCAAAAATATGTGCGTTTGGTAAATTTAATATGTATATTAATTACTTAAAACTATATGGAATAATGATAGAAAAgatttctttctatattttgcAGGCTCGAATAGAAGAAATAGTGAATACAGAGCCATATTTATCTAGCATAGAGATTGTTAAAAAGTTTTTTGGACCTCAAAATTATAGCCATGTAATTTCCTTTAGGGGTGGAGTAAAGGCGAAAGACTTAAAATGTGGCACTTCCTCCAAGGCTGAATTATTGTCCACACTACGTTCTACTCAAGAGGAAAACAAATACTTGAATGAGGAAAAAAAGTCATTGAATGATCGCCTGTCTACCTTAGAAGATGAGATGAAAGAAATTAGAAAAATGAAAGAATTCTTTGCTACTCAACAACAAGAAGTCAGGGCTACAACATCGCCAATTTCAAATGAATGACCATTGCCTTATGATCTCCAAGTTAGTAACCATATACCTTCTCACTCCCCTCTGTATATTTATTGTATTGATTTGAGAATTTTGAAATGCATGAACTGTAGCAAGTGGTTGGTGTCTGAATGAGAAACCAACGCTTGATTATATTGATTGCTGATATAATCAATCTTGTCTCGATACACTTGcaaccttttttctcttatcTAGATACAATATACCTCCCAATGATTTCCCAAACATAAAAGAGAAAGTTGACTGCTGATACCTTATATTGATTATGTACATGCTTTAAAAGGTAATAATATATACAAGATTTCAGATAAATTCATCACTAGCATCAACTTCTTCACAAAATAATTACTGTAACAAAGTCATTACTGTTAGTGCCACAAGCAATAGGCAATAGCTTTTAGGGTGATGATATTACAGGGTTCTCTCTTCAGCCTATATGTACTACCTATTCTATCAGATATCTGCACCATCTCTGAGATACAATGTTTATGATCGATCGGGCTAGCATGTTGTTGGGTCTCTCTACTTTAAGCTACCTTTATAACCAGTGACACAACCATATGTATCCAAGGTATTTCTCCTGACAGCCTTCATTGAAAAATTACCATGTAGATAAGTAAAAAAATTCcatcatatatatatcttatttacTAAATCCCCTTATTTTTttatgtctactttatcatattttGACACCCCTTGATACAAAATCCTAGTTCTGCCATTGCTTACTACCTGAGCTCTTAGCTGAGTAACATATAGGAATTAGTTAAGGTGCGCGTAGCTTGGCCCAAACACCGCGgttgtcaaaataaaaaaagatttctGATTGAATTGATCTATGTACTTTTGCAATGACATACTCTTTTTTTGAGTCTCTTTCGGGTTTTGTGGTTTTTTTTATTTACGGATATGTGACTGTTTACTTGTAATTTATCAAAAAGGTAGTTACCAAGTTTAGGTGTTGCATTTATTTGTCTGTCTTCTATTCTTATTCTCCACATTAGGGAAGTGGGCAATTTGAGTTTCACATGTTCATAGggttcttcacttttttctattGAATTCATCAAGTTATAAGGATTTATATAGCCAACCTCAACTTGTTTGGGATTAAGTAGTACTCatatttaatgttgttatttatctTAAGTtacttactttttatttttatccctcttatttctttttctgctttttttcttttctttctcgtGTTCTCTGATGACAAATTAACTCAAATATACAGTTCATGCTATTTATGATTTGCTAGTATTTGGGATACtgtttgacttgaattatgaaattatacCAGTAATTTATTTTCCACTTTCCAACTTCGGCTGGCATAACATTGTTTTGTTCCATTAATTTAGTTTCCAGTTCCCACTGGAATAACTTTTATCATTGAACTAGTGATACTTTTAGTAATTGCTTTTAAAGCTAATGCAATAGCTTATGCTTTAATGGCGTCAAATTGAGTATCGATCACATTGTTTAGTTTGAGAATTAGGTGACTTGTAAATCCATAGAATGTCAGTTTCAGTGAAACAATATGCTGCTGGTTTCCTGTTCGACATGTTTTTCTTGCTGGTTTCCTGTTCgacatgtttttctttttgtttgaaacttCTCTTGCAAATTTCAAttgattatttttcttgcctAATAGATCCAGTGTATTTCTTGATTTTGTATGGACTAGTTGCATAACcccttttttctcttttggtgTGTTGCTTTGTTCATTTTGTCAAATCAGAAGTTGGAGGAGCTTCTATTGGTACTTTGCCTATTAGAATTCTCTATTCATCTTGGTTTCTGATGTATATACTTGAAACTATGCTCTTGTTGGCTGAAAGATTGAATCTTTTGGCATAGTTTTTGCTCAGAGCACCCACATATATAGTGAATAGAACGTACTGTTATTAGTAGATATACTAGCTAGATGATGTAAAccttatgttttgattttgtatcGACTTCacaaattatttttctcctaaaGTGATGTACTAATTTTCTGCTTTACTATTgcaggagtttcttgatttaGGTGAAGCAGTAGGCACTGAAAGTGGaggactttaattttttttggccgtATGATAGAAGTTGGTGATTTGAACTAAAAGTCAAGGACTTAAACAGTAGAAATAGGAGTTACTTGATTATATTTTTGCCATGTATTCAAATTTTATGGAAAATTTGATATCATACTTAGCTTGATCGGGATGGTAACTATGTTTTttgtgaaataaatattgaaattaatatcATGGGATGTTAACTTAGTTTTTTGGTCTCtaattatatcatgtttttgtATCGAGATTCTCGATAGCGATTTGATATAAATTggtgaaatttattattttatgatatatatattagCCTCATTTGTAGTCAATTAGAGACTAGAAATATCGCTCGTCTTTAAAGATTGATCTAGGACTAGaatatttctcatctttaaaaGTTGATCTACAACCAGGATTTCGCTCGTCCTTAAATGTTCATCTAGGAAAAGAATTTTGCTCGTCCCTAAAAGATAATTTAGGaccaggtagttagtctatttgagaCGAGATATATCAtcgctaaaagataattatgaccaAGTGGTTAGTCTATTTGGGACGAGATAAAACATCACTAAAATATAGTTATAaccaggtagttagtctatttgggacgAGATATATTGTCGCTAAAAGATGAATAGGACCAGGTAGTTAGTTTATTTGAGACGAGATATATTGTCACAAAAGGATAATTAGGAcaaggtagttagtctatttagGACGAGATATATCGTCACAAAAGGATAATTAGGACCGGATTTTTGGCCGTATCAAAAGTTTTATAAGGACCGGCTTTATTGCGTCATCGCTATTGAGCTTTAGCGACGGAACTTGTTAGGAGGGGACGCGACCAATTTTTTCCCATCCCAAAAGACCAATTGGGACGAGATTTAAACTTTTTGGGACCAGATTTCCCTTCCTTATAGGCTATTTTTCTTGTAGTGGCCGGCTATGAAAGTAGTCAGAgttgagagaaagaaagagaggagaTGCAACTGAAATTATTGAGAGTGAGTTCAGGTTTTTGGTATTTGGGTGTTCTTtatatgaaaaatgagatttaatcTCAACCGTCAATCTCAGGAGATCGACGACTTTGATTAAAATTGAAAAgggaattgaaaattgatttaaaaaataaaccaaattgaattcaaaaataggttaaaattgacatcaattagaTATAAGATTGGTTAGAATTTAAACAAAATTGAAACGATAATTGAATGGACTTAAACTGCAGTTAAATATAacaataaattcataataataataaataaataaatattatgaaaattgtTATTCTTACATATAAATTACGTATGtcacatagaaaatattatataaaaataagaaaatgctttatttcacccttgaactatacccaaaaggactaagacacacctcaacttaaaggggggcTATTACCCCTTGAAcaaattaaaagtgtaattttgacacccttaatgcctatgtggcacatacgtgacACAACACACTGAAAGGTCcatgtaggcacacgtgtgtgccaagTATGTACCACGTAGGCGTTAAGGgtatcaaaattacacttttaatttgCTTgggggggtaataggatccccgttaagttgaggtgtgtctcagccgttttgggtatagttcaaggatgaaatagggtattttctctataaaaattattgataataaatTTGACATAAATTGggaataaatgtaataataataataataataataataacagtaataataataataaaaaaaatcaatcaatcaagGTGGCatctttttattgttttctctgTAAGATTTTGAGAAAATGAATACAATAACTAACCGGATTTAGTCCTACAAGTTGGAGTCTGTGGAATGTACAGTGTACGTAGATCTTACTGCTAAGGTAGataggttgttttcaatagatccccggttcaagaaaaatagtctaaagTAGTCCAATTTTAAgaaacaaaatactgaaaattgatttaatattgactgttgatcaaatatgatgaacgattgagattaaaattgaggagatgagtcaattgggattagaaattgggttaaaaaaagattgaattgggGATTTTGATTGAGTCCAATTAACCTCAATTGAGACAAATTGATTAtaaatggctagaatttaaataacgtacgaaaattgaattgaattaggttgatatttaataagtatagtaactatataaaattaaaactaaaaataaataaaattattattttcaaattaattataaataaattatgtaaataaaattaataattttaatcgCATAATAATGTCAATGCATTTCGTattctacaaataattttttgttaattaatttttgaatacgatattaaatatatatatttcgtAATACAACGTATTAATCTTATGAATTATCTATTAATTAACTTCATTATTATAACTTTCATAGTGTATTATTACCTTGATCATATGATGTTAAcgtattattaaaaatatttggaTAGATAGATTCAGTCAACTAGCTTTTGACTACTATCTACATAACTACACAAgagatacatatacatacatacgcacatatatatatatatatatacatatatatacacacatatatatatatatattatatatatctatacatatatatatatatatatatttgattgactatatgtactatatacatcacatatacgagtatattacctcgtaatacaacatatttcatatacactctgatgaattatcatttaatttagcttatattattatattataacttcaactgtatattattaccttgatcaatatatcgtatgatatcaatgtatataatatataattgaatacatttaattttttaaattataaaaataatttatttagtagcaaattaaaaatatcaaatatcgacgGACAGTGTCGCTTTCAcaatgttaatttttatttatttttaacaaaagcgacACTGTCCatcgctttttgtaaaaaatatagaaaaaataaaaataattaaatgttgTGACGGATTGCGTGGTTTTTCTAgaaataataatttctttttaaaaaaatactgaCGTTGTctgttgattttattaaaaataaataaaaataaaaattaaatttaaaaatatacggacaacatcatttttatcataaatttaatttttatttatttttagcaaaAGCAACATTGTCCGtcgatttttgtaaaaaatacaagaaaaataaaaataattaaaaattgcgATAAATAGCTtcacttttctagaattaatattttaaaaataaaaaattatagcaacGCTGTCcgttgattttaataaaaataaaaattaaattttaaaattaccgGACAACGTCACTTTTTAAaaggtaattattattatttttaaataaatagcgACACTATccatcatatttattaaaaaaattttaaattatttattaattagttGGCACAATAATCCGCGGAAAAAGTGATGGATATTATGATGTTGAccatcaatttaaataaaaaataaatagaaataaaaattaaattaaaaaagtgaTGAATAGTGTCGCTTTTCTCGTCGCTATTTAAAAGCGAGACAGTTCGTCGCTTTTTTATGCATCACTTTTTggcctttttttagtagtgtaattACAAGAgacttagccattttaagacccccaagattttgaacattttaattttttccttgcCGAGTTTGAAACATAGATTTATGAGTTGAAGTATGTTTAAGGATATTAAAAGGGTCATCCgagagagtttcagaatttttggaaggggttcagGGTGTTTTTGGACCACGGAGGCATAATACCTCCGCAATTTGGGCATGTCACAGAGGCTGGACCTCTGTAAGACACATcgtgtcatggaggttagcctccacgATACACGTTGTGTCACAAAGGCTAGTCTCCACGATAGCCTCCGTGCCATGAAGGCTGTGTTTTCCTGCAAAATTATTAATGCCCAAGGGGGGATTTTGGTCTTCTCCTCCTCTCCCTAATTATCCAAATCACGAATTAAAGTCCAAGAGGGGTATTATTTGCCCATTCCTCATCAATTAACAACGTGAAATTATCCCTCTTCCCTAGAACACAAAATTTCAAgcttcttctcaagaattcaaccattcaaggtcccaattccaagttctcttcaagaattcaagcaactcaagtatgtggggtatttatcaatgggttccttccatctattgagtcccaagaatcctttgtattttatgtataaacccttttccccttttttatgaaatttaaatgTTAAGTACGAATTTACTCAATCTTCTCTttatagttttgaattcaagccatgccaATATGTTTACCCATGTGAATGATGTTATtacatgctttaaatttcaatcaCCCATATCATGCTCAGTTGAAACCATATTAATTTACTAATTTATGAATTAAACTATGTAAGCATGTTGTCCTCGtaagtttaacatattcccatactcaaaatcatggatttcatcagtTAGGggtatattttatgttttgggtctataaatcatgaatttccttacaGTGTTGTTAAATGATGTCATTATATTTAAAGTAATATTCAGTGTTgcagggttatgaatacccgatacctatctGTTTTTACATGTTTCTTTTTTCGAGCAATAAGTTAGTCAGTTCATAGTTTTATTATATACTCAGTTGGTCATGATTATGTCGAGTATTATCAGTTGTGATGTCCAGTTGACTTTAATTAGTactagtgttagttcagttgggagtaggatttagcatcgagtgaacccagggatgggggatcacttGCCAGtcgagggtgtgacctttagtagcagtccctgagttccagaactacatagccagcgtaggttttgAGAGGTAttccttccagttgagggttgacacttTCTTAAGGGCACCTGCCATTAAAAGGTGACACCCTAGTCTTTCGGGACACCAGCTTAGTAGATCCACAAAGCCAATGTAGGTACCCATGGTAAGGTaatgacacccttcaaactagggttataggttggaccccaattagctcagattggggcatgccgGTTACATAATagttcccacagtttcagttcaaTATCTAGATTATATCAGCtcaagtttgcatgaccaagtattcagttcatcagttattcagtcagtcagttttacggattatttcagtttatgttttacttggtcttgcattggttttacatgttcatgaattcatgttcagtatccatatGCATTTCAATTAGTCCCTATCTCatgtaccaatacattcaaagtactgaccgcctacactcttttgtgctatattgatttcacaatataggtttggatgctcagttccccGATCGCCTTTAGTCAGCTCAATACTACTCAgcagcagttgtggtgagtcctcatccatcgagggtAAGTATTTCtagttattttcattattttctttagttcagttAGTCGAATTTAGTTTaaggcttgtcctatcaactcctcatgtcttagaggttttcagatatttagatattcagacagttagactTGATTTTCAGTTGTATTAGTAGTTCAGACAAGTTAGGTATTGTTTCAGTATTCCACcttaatagtatttttatcagtt is a genomic window containing:
- the LOC107847467 gene encoding uncharacterized protein LOC107847467 produces the protein MWATVEDKFDGVELSDYREHILRWMNELWNKWRGYLYRAYVNNKSLQQALKNKPNGIDKKEWEWLVKEHLSSEAFQARIEEIVNTEPYLSSIEIVKKFFGPQNYSHVISFRGGVKAKDLKCGTSSKAELLSTLRSTQEENKYLNEEKKSLNDRLSTLEDEMKEIRKMKEFFATQQQEVRATTSPISNE